In Xenorhabdus nematophila ATCC 19061, one DNA window encodes the following:
- the rcsF gene encoding Rcs stress response system protein RcsF, with protein sequence MVGCSSLPNQADKANMPDSKLKHQPVKKVRASSYVRLYTKPDELLGSSFKDLGIVAGESCRNTLQDPPASIATARQKMLAKAASLNANAVLLHQCAILSGQGCYQTAICEGSALLTTNK encoded by the coding sequence ATGGTTGGGTGCTCTTCACTACCAAATCAGGCCGATAAAGCTAATATGCCCGATTCAAAATTGAAACATCAGCCAGTCAAGAAAGTTCGGGCATCCTCTTACGTCCGCTTATACACAAAACCAGACGAGTTATTAGGTTCATCTTTTAAAGATTTAGGTATTGTGGCCGGAGAATCCTGCCGCAATACACTGCAAGATCCCCCAGCCAGCATTGCGACTGCACGGCAAAAAATGCTGGCGAAAGCGGCATCCCTGAACGCTAATGCAGTCTTACTGCATCAATGTGCAATTTTATCCGGTCAAGGTTGCTACCAAACTGCCATTTGTGAAGGTTCAGCATTGTTGACGACCAATAAATAA
- a CDS encoding MetQ/NlpA family lipoprotein, which produces MSVKLKSIAVIGTLLSTLALVGCGQEQRDPNHIKVGVIVGPELKVAEVAKQVAKDQYGLDVELTTFNDYVLPNESLSKGDIDVNVFQHKPYLNQQVKERNYKLAIVGNSFIFPMAAYSKKIKSLDELKEGSQIAIPNDPTNQGRALLLLQKHGLIRLKEGVGLLPTILDITSNPKQLDIVQLEAPQLPRSLDDQKIAFALINNSYAGQIGLTPEQDGIFVEDKDSPYVNIIVSREDNKDAENVQKFVKAYQSPEVEQEAQNVFKGGAIKGW; this is translated from the coding sequence ATGTCAGTGAAATTAAAATCCATTGCTGTAATAGGCACATTATTAAGCACATTAGCTCTTGTAGGCTGCGGCCAAGAACAAAGAGACCCGAATCATATAAAAGTCGGCGTTATTGTAGGGCCTGAATTGAAAGTGGCTGAAGTTGCCAAACAAGTAGCAAAAGATCAATATGGCCTTGATGTTGAGCTGACGACATTCAATGACTATGTTCTACCGAATGAATCACTGAGTAAGGGAGATATTGACGTGAATGTCTTCCAACACAAGCCTTATTTAAATCAGCAAGTTAAAGAACGCAACTACAAGCTGGCAATTGTCGGCAACTCTTTTATCTTCCCAATGGCGGCTTATTCTAAAAAAATCAAATCGCTGGATGAACTGAAAGAGGGCTCTCAAATAGCTATACCAAACGATCCAACCAATCAGGGACGTGCACTGCTGTTATTGCAAAAACACGGTTTAATTAGATTGAAAGAGGGTGTTGGCCTGTTACCAACCATTCTGGACATTACCAGCAATCCTAAACAATTAGATATCGTGCAACTGGAAGCACCACAGTTACCACGCTCACTGGATGACCAGAAGATCGCTTTCGCGCTTATCAACAATTCCTATGCAGGCCAGATTGGTTTAACGCCAGAGCAAGATGGGATTTTTGTTGAAGATAAAGATTCTCCTTACGTGAATATCATCGTTAGCCGTGAAGACAACAAAGACGCTGAGAATGTGCAAAAATTCGTGAAAGCCTACCAATCTCCGGAAGTTGAACAAGAAGCTCAGAACGTCTTCAAGGGTGGAGCAATAAAAGGCTGGTAA
- the nlpE gene encoding envelope stress response activation lipoprotein NlpE (NlpE, an outer membrane lipoprotein, interacts directly with CpxA, the sensor histidine kinase of the Cpx system for response to envelope stress.), producing the protein MMMNKKIVLALLAAGVFTVVGCQNHSALQDTSVSQISTISQNKILPTEKVFNGIVPCADCAAIDTTLQLAKDGTYILGQTYLEAKNEENNFFDAGNWITQGKKIVLTNQNGNQSYYQMQGEDLVMLDIHGQPIESNLNYKLDKVTSKKLFGEYSYFADSALFTECRTGKRYDASENIDLERGYGEMGVEGGTLVYVEIEGYYTLRPSMEDGLFDNAVIQTGNIRFDKAASCKTKK; encoded by the coding sequence ATGATGATGAATAAAAAAATAGTGCTTGCATTACTGGCTGCGGGAGTATTCACAGTGGTTGGATGCCAGAATCATTCCGCGTTACAGGACACCTCTGTATCACAGATCAGTACAATATCTCAGAATAAGATTTTACCAACCGAGAAAGTGTTTAATGGTATTGTCCCTTGCGCTGATTGTGCCGCTATTGATACGACCTTACAGCTTGCCAAGGATGGGACATATATACTGGGGCAGACTTATCTGGAAGCCAAGAATGAAGAAAATAATTTTTTTGATGCGGGAAATTGGATAACACAGGGTAAAAAAATCGTTTTGACTAATCAGAATGGCAATCAATCTTATTACCAGATGCAAGGTGAAGATTTGGTCATGTTAGATATTCATGGCCAGCCAATCGAATCAAATCTAAATTATAAATTGGATAAGGTAACATCGAAAAAGTTGTTCGGAGAATACAGCTATTTTGCTGACTCTGCCCTTTTTACGGAATGTCGTACCGGAAAGCGTTATGATGCTTCCGAAAACATCGATCTCGAGCGCGGTTATGGTGAGATGGGTGTGGAAGGCGGAACGCTTGTTTATGTGGAAATAGAAGGTTATTACACACTTCGTCCTTCAATGGAAGATGGGTTGTTCGATAATGCGGTGATCCAAACAGGTAATATCCGTTTTGATAAAGCGGCTTCCTGCAAGACTAAGAAATAA
- the tsaA gene encoding tRNA (N6-threonylcarbamoyladenosine(37)-N6)-methyltransferase TrmO yields MSDFHFTQIGTIHSPYKEKFAIPRQPGLVEDGTGQLELLAPYNKVDAVRGLEQFSHLWVIFVFHQTMDGGWNPLVRPPRLGGNAKMGVFATRSTFRPNPIGMSLVELKGIQCKNKRVILELGSLDLVDGTPVIDIKPYLPFAESHPAAKAGFAQAAPDADMEVSFSPEAECQLLAHQSNYPHLRRFISQILAQDPRPAYRKKEQENRIYAAHILDFNVRWLICDALTEVVSIEHR; encoded by the coding sequence ATGTCAGATTTTCATTTTACGCAAATAGGCACCATCCACTCCCCTTATAAAGAGAAGTTTGCCATTCCCCGTCAACCGGGTCTGGTGGAAGATGGTACAGGTCAGCTAGAGTTACTTGCGCCCTATAATAAGGTTGATGCAGTACGTGGACTGGAGCAGTTCAGTCATTTATGGGTTATTTTCGTGTTTCATCAAACCATGGACGGTGGCTGGAATCCATTAGTGCGTCCGCCCCGTTTGGGGGGAAATGCCAAAATGGGTGTTTTTGCCACCCGTTCAACTTTTCGCCCCAATCCGATTGGTATGTCACTGGTGGAATTGAAAGGCATTCAATGCAAAAACAAGCGTGTCATTCTGGAGCTGGGTAGTCTGGATTTGGTGGATGGTACGCCGGTTATCGACATCAAACCTTACCTGCCTTTCGCTGAATCACACCCAGCAGCTAAAGCAGGCTTTGCTCAAGCTGCACCTGATGCTGATATGGAAGTCAGTTTCTCACCAGAGGCAGAATGTCAACTTTTAGCCCATCAGTCCAATTATCCTCATTTACGACGTTTTATTAGCCAAATTTTGGCTCAAGATCCCCGTCCGGCCTATCGCAAGAAAGAACAAGAAAACAGAATTTATGCTGCTCATATTTTAGATTTCAATGTTCGTTGGCTGATTTGTGATGCCCTGACAGAAGTCGTTTCTATCGAACACCGCTAA
- the proS gene encoding proline--tRNA ligase, which produces MRTSQYLLSTLKETPADAEVVSHKLMLRAGMIRKLASGLYNWMPTGVRVLKKVENIVREEMNNAGAIEVSMPVVQPADLWLESGRWEQYGPELLRFVDRGERPFVLGPTHEEVITDLVRNEVTSYKQLPLNLFQIQTKFRDEVRPRFGVMRSREFIMKDAYSFHTSQESLQETYDKMYAAYSKIFTRIGLDFRPVLADTGSIGGSASHEFQVLAESGEDDIVFSTESNYAANIELAEAVMPSQERTAPSEEMRLVDTPHAKTIAELVEQFNLPIEKTVKTLMVHAAEESEHKLIALLVRGDHELNEIKAEKLPLVASPLTFATEEDIRAIVNAGPGSLGPVNLPMPVIIDRSVSVMSDFGAGANIDDKHYFGINWERDLPLPEIADIRNVVEGDASPDGKGTLLIKRGIEVGHIFQLGTKYSDALKATVQNEDGHNQVVTMGCYGIGVTRIVAAAIEQSHDDRGIIWSDAIAPFQVAILPMNMHKSYRVKEVAEKLYADLRASGIDVIFDDRKERPGVMFADMELIGVPHTLVIGDRNLDNGEIEYKCRRTGDKQMLKLESIIEYLKGQIQQA; this is translated from the coding sequence ATGCGTACTAGCCAATATCTGCTCTCTACTCTAAAAGAGACGCCTGCTGATGCAGAAGTTGTCAGTCATAAACTGATGCTTCGTGCCGGAATGATCCGTAAACTCGCTTCCGGTCTTTACAACTGGATGCCGACAGGTGTCCGCGTATTGAAAAAAGTTGAAAACATTGTTCGTGAAGAGATGAATAATGCGGGAGCGATTGAGGTTTCCATGCCGGTAGTTCAGCCAGCAGATTTATGGCTGGAGAGTGGTCGTTGGGAACAATACGGCCCTGAGTTGCTGCGTTTCGTTGATCGTGGTGAGCGTCCTTTTGTCTTGGGACCGACTCATGAAGAAGTTATCACTGATCTGGTTCGTAACGAAGTCACTTCATATAAGCAACTGCCATTGAACCTGTTCCAGATCCAGACCAAATTCCGTGACGAAGTTCGCCCACGCTTTGGTGTGATGCGTTCCCGTGAATTTATCATGAAAGACGCGTACTCTTTCCACACCAGCCAGGAATCCCTGCAAGAGACTTACGATAAGATGTACGCTGCCTACAGCAAAATCTTTACTCGTATCGGTCTGGATTTCCGCCCAGTTCTGGCAGATACCGGTTCCATCGGCGGAAGTGCTTCCCATGAATTCCAGGTGCTGGCAGAAAGTGGTGAAGATGACATCGTATTCTCTACCGAGTCTAACTACGCAGCCAATATTGAATTGGCCGAAGCCGTTATGCCATCTCAGGAACGCACTGCACCCTCTGAAGAAATGCGGCTGGTCGATACACCACACGCAAAAACCATCGCGGAACTGGTTGAACAATTTAACCTGCCAATTGAAAAAACCGTCAAGACTTTGATGGTTCATGCAGCCGAAGAAAGTGAACACAAACTGATTGCTTTGCTGGTGCGTGGTGATCATGAACTGAACGAAATCAAAGCAGAAAAATTACCTTTGGTCGCCAGTCCTCTGACTTTTGCAACTGAAGAAGACATTCGTGCCATTGTGAATGCAGGCCCGGGTTCTTTGGGTCCGGTCAATCTGCCAATGCCTGTTATTATTGACCGTAGCGTATCGGTTATGAGTGATTTCGGAGCAGGCGCCAACATTGATGATAAACACTACTTTGGCATTAACTGGGAGCGCGATCTGCCACTACCAGAAATCGCTGATATCCGTAATGTTGTTGAAGGTGATGCCAGCCCTGACGGAAAAGGCACTCTGTTAATCAAACGGGGTATTGAAGTCGGTCATATCTTCCAGTTAGGCACTAAATACTCTGATGCCCTGAAAGCGACTGTGCAGAATGAAGATGGCCATAATCAAGTGGTTACTATGGGATGTTACGGTATTGGTGTCACCCGTATTGTGGCTGCCGCCATTGAACAGAGCCACGATGATCGTGGCATTATCTGGTCAGACGCGATTGCGCCATTCCAAGTGGCAATTTTGCCAATGAACATGCACAAATCTTACCGAGTGAAAGAAGTCGCTGAAAAGCTCTATGCGGATTTACGTGCCAGCGGTATTGATGTGATTTTTGACGATCGTAAAGAACGTCCGGGGGTTATGTTTGCCGATATGGAATTGATCGGCGTACCTCATACTCTGGTTATCGGCGATCGCAATCTGGATAATGGTGAGATCGAATACAAATGCCGTCGTACCGGCGATAAACAGATGCTGAAACTAGAAAGTATTATTGAATACCTGAAAGGGCAGATTCAGCAAGCTTAA
- the rof gene encoding Rho-binding antiterminator, protein MSIDNKEYQPINCDDYDNLELACQRQLHLSVQLREGELVEGKAKILILRKKVEYLLIESNKETRELRLDHIISFSNPEIGTIIIEHS, encoded by the coding sequence ATGTCTATAGATAATAAAGAATATCAACCAATTAACTGTGACGATTACGATAATCTTGAATTAGCTTGCCAACGCCAGCTGCATTTGAGTGTCCAACTGCGAGAGGGTGAATTAGTTGAAGGGAAAGCGAAAATATTAATTTTACGAAAAAAGGTTGAATATCTTCTCATTGAGTCAAATAAAGAAACCCGTGAGTTAAGGTTGGATCACATCATCAGTTTCAGCAATCCGGAAATCGGCACGATTATTATCGAGCATTCTTGA